Part of the Candidatus Afararchaeum irisae genome, GCAACCATGAGCACCACGCCTATGACGGGTGAGACACCTCTGTCTTGCTTCAGTCTGCGCCTCCGTATCATTCCCCAAACTTACACAGTAATTATGCATAAATCTGTCTCACCCACAGACGCACCGAGACACTTCGGCATATTTATGGGTTCAGCCCCTCCTCTCAGAACTAATGAGGCTACACGAATATCAGGCTAAGGAGATCTTCGCCGACGCGGGGATTCCGACGCCCGAAGGCGTCGTCGTCTCGACGCCCGAGGACGCGCGAGAAGCCGCCGACGAGATAGGAGGAACCGTCGCGGTCAAGGCACAGGTTCACGTAGGAGGACGTGGAAAGGCGGGCGGAATAAAGATAGCTTCGTCACCCGACGAGGCTGAGGAAGCCGCCGACGAGATAATCGGGATGGATCTCAAGGGTCACACCGTCGAGGAGGTTCTCATCGAGGAAGGAGTCGACATCGAAGAGGAGTTCTACGTCGGGATCACGATGGATCGCGGAGAGGGTCAGGGTGTCGCTATGGTCTCGTCAAAGGGCGGTGTCAACATAGAGGAGGTCGCCGAGGAGGAGCCCGAGGCGATAGCACAGAACCACATCGATCCTGCCTACGGATTACAGGGATTCGAGGCTCGTGAGTGCGTCTACAACACCGACATACCCGACGAGGCGACGAGAGGCGTCTCGGCTGTACTCTCGACACTCTACGAGATATGGGACGAGAACGACGCAGAGGACGCCGAGATAAACCCCCTGATGCTCACGGGAGACGGCGACCTGATCGCAGCCGACGCAGTCCTCAACATAGACGGATCGTCTCTCTACAGACACGAGGATCTCGCCGAGCTCGAAGAGGAGTCCTTCGACGACGAGTTCGAGGCTAAGGCGAGCGAAGAGGGGTTCGACTACGTCCGTCTCGACGGAAACGTCGGAATAATAGGAAACGGAGCGGGTCTCGTGATGACGACTCTCGACCTCGTAGACCACTTCGGAGGCAAGCCCGCCAACTTCCTCGACATAGGAGGAGGAGCGCGCGCGGATCGCGTCCAGTCGGCACTCGAACTCGTCTTCGACGACGAGAACGTCGACGCAGTCCTCTTCAACATCTTCGGAGGAATCACGAGATGTGACGAGGTCGCACAGGGAATAAACGAGGCTCTCGAAAGCTTCGACGAGCTTCCGAAGCCACTCGTCGTACGTCTCACGGGTACAAACGAGACCGAGGGAAGAGAGATACTCACCGAGAGGGTCGAGACACGTGAGGAGCTTGAGGACGCCGTAAAGACAGCAGTTGAACTCGCCGAAACAGGAGGTGACCAGTAATGAGCGCACTAGTCGACGAAGACACGCGTGTGATAGTACAGGGAATAACCGGAAGCGAAGGTAAGTTCCACGCCGAACAGATGATGGAGTACGGCACCAACGTAGTCGCTGGTGTCACTCCCGGAAAGGGCGGACAGGAGGAGCTCGGGGTTCCCGTCTACGACACTGTCAAGGAAGCCGCCGAGGAGGAGGACGCCAACACCTCGATAATCTTCGTGCCTCCCGCCTTCGCCGGAGACGCTGTGATGGAGAGTCTCGACGCTGACCTCGACCTTTCGATAGCGATAACCGAGGGAATACCCGTCCACGACATGGTACGTGTCAACCGCCGTCTCCAGGAGGTCGACACACATCTCGTCGGACCCAACTGCCCCGGAGTCATAACCCCTGGTGAGTCGAAGGTCGGAATAATGCCCGGCAACATATTCGAGAGCGGCAAGGTGGGTCTCGTCTCGCGCTCGGGTACACTGACCTACCAGATAGTCGACTCCCTCACGAGGAGAGGAATAGGACAGAGCACCGCTATAGGAATAGGCGGAGATCCTATAATAGGGACGTCTTTCACCGACGCTCTCCAGCATTTCGAGAACGACGACGAGACAGAGGCTGTCGCTCTCGTGGGTGAGATAGGAGGCTCCGACGAGGAGGAAGCCGCCGAGTGGGTCGCAGAAAACATGTCGAAGCCCGTCGCGGGATTCATAGCAGGAAGGACAGCACCTCCCGGTAAGCAGATGGGACACGCAGGAGCCATAGTCAGCGGAAGCTCCGGAACTGCCGAGTCGAAGATCGCTGCGTTCGAGGAAGCAGGCATAGAGGTCGCCGACACTCCCGACGAGGTCGCCGACGCCATCGAAGAGATGCTGTAACGTAGGAAACTTACTTCTATCTCACTCTGAGCCGGATTCAGTCTCTGACTCAAGAGGTATCCTTTCTGTTCCCTCCACTCTGTTGTACTCCTTGTCCGACGAGACT contains:
- the sucC gene encoding ADP-forming succinate--CoA ligase subunit beta, which produces MRLHEYQAKEIFADAGIPTPEGVVVSTPEDAREAADEIGGTVAVKAQVHVGGRGKAGGIKIASSPDEAEEAADEIIGMDLKGHTVEEVLIEEGVDIEEEFYVGITMDRGEGQGVAMVSSKGGVNIEEVAEEEPEAIAQNHIDPAYGLQGFEARECVYNTDIPDEATRGVSAVLSTLYEIWDENDAEDAEINPLMLTGDGDLIAADAVLNIDGSSLYRHEDLAELEEESFDDEFEAKASEEGFDYVRLDGNVGIIGNGAGLVMTTLDLVDHFGGKPANFLDIGGGARADRVQSALELVFDDENVDAVLFNIFGGITRCDEVAQGINEALESFDELPKPLVVRLTGTNETEGREILTERVETREELEDAVKTAVELAETGGDQ
- the sucD gene encoding succinate--CoA ligase subunit alpha is translated as MSALVDEDTRVIVQGITGSEGKFHAEQMMEYGTNVVAGVTPGKGGQEELGVPVYDTVKEAAEEEDANTSIIFVPPAFAGDAVMESLDADLDLSIAITEGIPVHDMVRVNRRLQEVDTHLVGPNCPGVITPGESKVGIMPGNIFESGKVGLVSRSGTLTYQIVDSLTRRGIGQSTAIGIGGDPIIGTSFTDALQHFENDDETEAVALVGEIGGSDEEEAAEWVAENMSKPVAGFIAGRTAPPGKQMGHAGAIVSGSSGTAESKIAAFEEAGIEVADTPDEVADAIEEML